Proteins encoded in a region of the Pseudomonas sp. PDNC002 genome:
- a CDS encoding SDR family oxidoreductase, whose translation MSKPLIIVTGASSGIGEATARLFSQQGHPLLLLARRIERLEALKLPNALCRAVDVTDREALLAAVEEAEKRFGPADALVNNAGVMLLGNMVEQDPAEWERMLDVNVKGLLNGVHAVLKGMVERNQGTVINVSSVAGRKTFPNHVAYVGTKFAVHAISENLREEVAAHNVRVVTIAPGAVETELLSHTTDEAIKSGYQDWKREMGGKVLSAEDVANAIGYAYNQPQGVCIREIVLAATRQQA comes from the coding sequence ATGAGCAAGCCCCTGATCATCGTCACCGGCGCCAGTTCCGGCATCGGCGAAGCCACCGCCCGCCTCTTTTCCCAGCAGGGCCACCCGCTACTGCTGCTCGCCCGGCGCATCGAGCGCTTGGAGGCCCTCAAGCTGCCGAACGCGCTGTGCCGTGCCGTCGATGTGACTGACCGCGAAGCCCTGCTGGCCGCCGTCGAGGAAGCCGAGAAACGTTTCGGCCCGGCTGACGCGCTGGTGAACAACGCCGGTGTGATGCTGCTGGGCAACATGGTCGAGCAGGACCCGGCCGAGTGGGAACGCATGCTCGACGTCAACGTGAAAGGCCTGCTCAATGGCGTGCACGCCGTGCTCAAGGGCATGGTCGAACGCAACCAGGGCACCGTGATCAATGTCAGCTCGGTGGCCGGGCGCAAGACCTTTCCCAACCATGTCGCCTATGTGGGCACCAAGTTCGCCGTGCATGCGATCTCCGAGAACCTGCGCGAGGAAGTCGCGGCGCACAACGTCCGCGTGGTGACCATCGCCCCCGGCGCGGTGGAAACCGAACTGCTCAGCCACACCACCGACGAGGCGATCAAGAGCGGCTATCAGGACTGGAAACGCGAGATGGGCGGTAAGGTGCTCAGCGCCGAGGACGTGGCCAACGCCATCGGCTACGCCTACAACCAGCCGCAGGGCGTGTGCATCCGCGAGATCGTGCTGGCGGCGACTCGGCAGCAGGCTTGA
- a CDS encoding MerR family transcriptional regulator → MKIGELASLSGLAPSRIRFYEASGLIAPARRLANGYREYPAETLDLLEIIRSAQQTGFTLEEIRSLLPHSNPIENGHGELVAGLRRKVAEIEAMERQLRQNRLRLLEVIEGIENKPEGMGCAANAERMLAEIRERKARSESSKSTSRVKPTSAAKRQEPAQS, encoded by the coding sequence ATGAAAATCGGTGAACTGGCCAGCCTCAGCGGCCTCGCCCCCTCGCGCATCCGCTTCTACGAAGCCAGTGGGCTGATCGCCCCGGCCCGCCGCCTGGCCAACGGCTACCGCGAGTACCCGGCAGAAACCCTCGACCTGCTGGAAATCATCCGCAGCGCCCAGCAGACCGGTTTCACCCTGGAGGAAATCCGCAGCCTGCTGCCGCACTCCAACCCCATCGAGAACGGCCACGGCGAACTGGTCGCCGGCCTGCGCCGCAAGGTTGCCGAGATCGAAGCGATGGAGCGGCAACTGCGGCAGAACCGTTTACGCCTGCTGGAAGTGATCGAGGGTATCGAGAACAAGCCCGAGGGCATGGGTTGCGCGGCGAATGCCGAACGCATGCTGGCGGAGATACGCGAGCGCAAGGCGCGCAGTGAATCGTCCAAATCTACCTCACGAGTAAAACCCACCTCGGCAGCGAAGCGTCAGGAGCCAGCACAATCCTGA
- a CDS encoding LysR family transcriptional regulator — protein sequence MDIRQLAAFVAVFEERNITAAAQRLFVSQPTLSATVRQLEESLGTELFVRQPRGVDVSEAARTLYPRARALLAEAEGLRKLFRQSSERRPLHLGVEGDISAEQIERFVGLARQAIPNLQLHLEEGCVGEARLAAEEFCCEDELFVPVWDDPYVLALPPGAESAPVDAWITCPSHPSHQRLMTAYGSAPVVAQASTLNLALRLVSAGLGAAILPASLLGGAPAVRSGTLNLPLPVRRIGLCHAAQALEQPAVRALYDFLRAREAA from the coding sequence ATGGATATTCGACAGCTCGCCGCCTTCGTCGCGGTCTTCGAAGAGCGCAACATCACCGCTGCCGCGCAGCGCCTGTTCGTCAGCCAACCCACGCTGTCCGCCACCGTGCGCCAGTTGGAGGAGAGCCTGGGCACCGAGCTGTTCGTGCGCCAACCGCGCGGCGTGGATGTCAGCGAAGCGGCGCGCACCCTGTACCCGCGAGCCCGTGCCCTGCTGGCCGAGGCGGAGGGTTTGCGCAAGCTGTTCCGCCAGTCGTCGGAGCGGCGGCCGCTGCATCTGGGCGTGGAAGGGGACATCAGTGCCGAGCAGATCGAGCGCTTCGTCGGCCTGGCCCGGCAGGCGATCCCGAATTTGCAGCTGCACCTGGAGGAAGGCTGTGTAGGGGAGGCGCGGCTGGCGGCGGAGGAGTTCTGTTGCGAGGACGAACTGTTCGTTCCGGTGTGGGACGATCCCTACGTATTGGCGCTGCCGCCCGGCGCCGAGAGTGCGCCAGTCGACGCGTGGATCACCTGTCCGTCGCACCCGTCGCACCAGCGTTTGATGACTGCCTACGGCAGCGCACCGGTGGTCGCGCAGGCCAGCACCCTGAATCTTGCCCTGCGGCTGGTCAGTGCCGGCCTGGGCGCGGCGATCCTTCCCGCCTCGTTGCTGGGCGGCGCCCCGGCCGTGCGCAGCGGAACCTTGAACCTGCCGCTACCCGTGCGCCGCATCGGCCTTTGCCACGCCGCCCAGGCGCTGGAGCAGCCGGCGGTGCGCGCGCTCTACGACTTCCTGCGCGCCCGCGAGGCGGCCTGA
- a CDS encoding TetR/AcrR family transcriptional regulator, whose translation MAINQGVRPGGRSARVQASVHKAVQELLEERDRAELTVPLIAARAGVTPSTIYRRWGDLSELLGDVALERIRPDAEPADTGSLRGDLLAWGEQYMEETASVPGRAVVLDLLAAGGGCSGRCMAIACGQFDIILLRAKGRGEKLPEVDRIVDRLMAPLVYRILFSGEELDTGYVERLVDLTLEGL comes from the coding sequence ATGGCAATCAATCAGGGTGTTCGTCCGGGCGGCCGCAGCGCGCGGGTGCAGGCGTCGGTGCACAAGGCTGTCCAGGAATTGCTGGAAGAGCGCGACCGCGCGGAACTGACCGTGCCGCTGATCGCCGCGCGCGCCGGCGTCACGCCCTCGACCATCTACCGGCGCTGGGGCGACCTCAGCGAGCTGCTGGGCGACGTCGCCCTGGAGCGCATCCGCCCGGATGCCGAGCCGGCGGACACCGGCAGCCTGCGCGGCGACCTGCTGGCGTGGGGCGAGCAGTACATGGAGGAAACCGCCTCGGTGCCCGGCCGTGCGGTAGTGCTCGATCTGCTGGCGGCTGGCGGCGGCTGCTCCGGGCGCTGCATGGCGATTGCCTGCGGCCAGTTCGACATCATCCTGCTGCGTGCCAAGGGGCGCGGCGAGAAGTTGCCGGAGGTCGACCGCATCGTCGACCGGCTGATGGCGCCGCTGGTGTATCGCATCCTGTTTTCCGGCGAGGAGCTGGATACGGGTTATGTCGAGCGGTTGGTCGATCTGACGCTTGAGGGGTTGTAA
- a CDS encoding NAD(P)/FAD-dependent oxidoreductase, with protein sequence MDSLRHRPIRFHVTHWSDDPFSHGAYSTLLPGGTPEHRRRLGEVLGGKLVLAGEACNPVAPAMTHGAWDDGLRAAEAAFESGARRVLVIGAGFAGLAAARRLREAAIECVVLEARDRLGGRVHSISLGSIKADEGAAWLQQFDDNALAAHAQQLGLPLQATDFSHPLAAAADGPVPDIDAAWEALRAGIDRQLPLAEGVARYLQDRDEETRRATRFALDANLVLEACLPLESLSVDALDEEGVGAGDRFLPQGYSQLVAHLAQGLDIRLNRPVADIDWSGAKVRAGDESWDFCICTVPIGVLRDIHFNPPLPPAQQDALEHLGMGRLEKVVLQFEERWWPVSPSGYLRWYDTPASFGEWLDLTDAVGTPTVAGLIAADALQRLFAGRSDDEIATSACLALQAWSDAVRSNAL encoded by the coding sequence ATGGATAGCCTTCGCCACCGCCCCATCCGCTTTCACGTCACCCACTGGAGCGACGACCCGTTCAGCCACGGCGCCTACAGCACCCTGCTACCCGGCGGCACGCCGGAGCATCGGCGCCGGCTGGGTGAGGTCCTGGGCGGCAAGCTGGTGCTGGCCGGCGAAGCCTGCAATCCCGTTGCCCCCGCCATGACCCACGGCGCCTGGGACGATGGCCTGCGCGCCGCCGAAGCGGCCTTCGAAAGCGGCGCCCGCCGGGTACTGGTGATCGGCGCGGGCTTCGCCGGACTGGCTGCAGCACGCCGCCTGCGGGAGGCCGCTATCGAGTGCGTGGTGCTGGAAGCCCGTGATCGTCTCGGCGGCCGCGTGCACAGTATTTCGCTCGGTTCGATAAAGGCAGACGAAGGCGCCGCCTGGTTGCAGCAGTTCGACGACAACGCACTCGCCGCGCACGCACAGCAACTGGGCCTGCCGTTGCAGGCAACCGACTTCAGCCACCCCCTGGCCGCTGCGGCCGACGGCCCGGTGCCGGACATCGATGCCGCCTGGGAAGCCCTGCGCGCCGGGATCGACCGCCAGCTGCCGCTGGCGGAAGGCGTCGCGCGCTATCTGCAGGATCGCGACGAAGAAACCCGTCGCGCCACCCGCTTCGCCCTGGACGCCAACCTGGTCCTGGAAGCCTGCCTGCCCCTGGAATCATTGTCGGTGGATGCGCTGGACGAAGAAGGCGTCGGTGCCGGCGACCGCTTCCTGCCGCAAGGCTATTCACAGCTTGTCGCGCACCTCGCCCAAGGGCTGGATATCCGCCTGAACCGGCCAGTGGCAGACATCGACTGGTCGGGCGCAAAAGTGCGGGCAGGCGACGAAAGCTGGGACTTCTGCATCTGTACCGTGCCCATCGGCGTGCTGCGCGATATCCACTTCAATCCGCCTTTGCCGCCAGCGCAGCAGGATGCGCTGGAGCACCTGGGCATGGGTCGGCTGGAGAAGGTCGTGCTGCAATTCGAGGAACGCTGGTGGCCGGTGTCGCCGTCGGGTTATCTGCGCTGGTACGACACGCCAGCCAGCTTCGGCGAGTGGCTCGATCTCACCGACGCGGTAGGCACGCCGACGGTCGCGGGGTTGATTGCGGCGGATGCGTTGCAGCGGCTGTTTGCCGGCCGCAGTGACGACGAGATTGCGACTTCCGCTTGTTTGGCCCTGCAGGCCTGGAGCGACGCGGTGCGCAGCAACGCTCTGTAG
- the glcC gene encoding transcriptional regulator GlcC: MTSIQQGKQRVADQVAEKIERLIVDGVLKVGQALPSERRLVEKLGCSRSALREGLRALRGRGIVDTEQGRGSFVADLTGADDVSPLMHLFRSQPRTLYDLLEVRALLEGESARLAALRATEVDLLLIGRRFEEMHAAFDEPQPLDPREHARRDHAFHQAISEASHNPVLVHTLQSLNELMLSTVFASVNNLYNRPPQKRQIDRQHARLYRAIVERQPEQAQRAAREHIHGVRDNLREIEQEEQRLVRATLRLEGWK; the protein is encoded by the coding sequence ATGACCAGCATCCAGCAGGGCAAGCAGCGCGTCGCCGACCAGGTGGCGGAAAAGATCGAGCGCCTGATCGTCGACGGCGTACTCAAGGTCGGCCAGGCGTTGCCGTCGGAACGGCGCCTGGTGGAGAAGCTCGGCTGCTCGCGCTCGGCGTTGCGTGAAGGGCTGCGCGCGTTGCGCGGACGCGGCATCGTCGATACCGAGCAGGGGCGGGGATCGTTCGTTGCCGACCTGACCGGCGCCGACGACGTCTCGCCGCTGATGCACCTGTTCCGCTCGCAGCCGCGCACGCTCTACGACCTGCTGGAAGTGCGCGCGCTGCTGGAGGGGGAGTCCGCCCGGCTGGCCGCCTTGCGCGCCACGGAGGTCGACCTGCTGCTGATCGGCCGGCGCTTCGAGGAGATGCATGCGGCTTTCGACGAGCCGCAACCGCTGGACCCACGCGAACACGCCCGGCGCGACCACGCCTTCCACCAGGCGATCAGCGAGGCCTCGCACAACCCGGTGCTGGTGCATACGCTGCAGTCGCTCAACGAGCTGATGCTCAGCACCGTGTTCGCCTCGGTGAACAACCTCTACAACCGCCCGCCGCAGAAGCGCCAGATCGATCGCCAGCATGCGCGTCTGTACCGCGCCATCGTCGAGCGCCAGCCGGAACAGGCCCAGCGCGCCGCCCGCGAGCATATCCACGGCGTGCGCGACAACCTGCGGGAGATCGAGCAGGAAGAGCAGCGGCTGGTGCGGGCGACCTTGCGACTCGAGGGTTGGAAATAG
- a CDS encoding NADH:flavin oxidoreductase/NADH oxidase family protein: MSPFQPLRLPNGGEVPNRIAKAAMEENMADADQAPSAALLRLYQAWADGGVGLILSGNVMIDGRAMTGPGGVVLENDRHLERFREWASIGRSRGAQFWLQLNHPGRQVQTNLGQGAIAPSVVPLEMGKFSKLFAVAREMTEADIAEVIRRFVRAAQLSEQAGFSGVQIHAAHGYLLSQFLSPLANKRQDRWGGSLENRARLLLEVVRAVRAEVSPEFCVGVKINSADFQRGGFDASDARQVIEWLNDEKVDLVELSGGSYEAPAMQGDARDGRTLAREAYFLEFAREMREAARMPLMVTGGIRRLPVAEQVLDSGLDMVGIGTALALEPQLVLHWQRGSQTQPQLPPIRWRSKPLAALAYMALVKLQLHRIGARRAPNPQASPWRTLVMEQWRTLRRAKQYRRWAARQAG, encoded by the coding sequence ATGTCGCCCTTCCAGCCCCTGCGCCTGCCCAACGGCGGCGAAGTCCCCAACCGTATCGCCAAGGCCGCCATGGAAGAGAACATGGCCGACGCCGACCAGGCGCCTTCGGCCGCGCTGCTGCGCCTTTACCAGGCCTGGGCGGACGGCGGCGTCGGCCTGATCCTCAGCGGTAACGTGATGATCGACGGCCGCGCCATGACCGGCCCCGGCGGCGTGGTGCTGGAAAACGACCGGCATCTTGAGCGCTTCCGCGAATGGGCGAGCATCGGCCGTTCCCGCGGTGCGCAGTTCTGGCTGCAGCTCAACCATCCCGGTCGCCAGGTGCAGACCAACCTCGGCCAGGGCGCCATCGCGCCGTCGGTGGTGCCGCTGGAGATGGGCAAGTTCTCCAAGCTGTTCGCCGTCGCCCGCGAGATGACCGAGGCCGATATCGCCGAGGTGATCCGGCGCTTCGTCCGCGCTGCGCAGTTGTCCGAACAGGCCGGCTTTAGCGGCGTGCAGATCCACGCGGCGCACGGTTATCTGCTCAGCCAGTTCCTCTCGCCGCTGGCGAACAAGCGCCAGGACCGCTGGGGCGGTTCGCTGGAAAACCGTGCGCGGTTGTTGCTGGAAGTCGTCCGTGCAGTGCGCGCCGAGGTGTCGCCGGAGTTCTGTGTCGGGGTGAAGATCAACTCCGCCGACTTCCAGCGCGGCGGCTTCGATGCCAGCGATGCGCGCCAGGTGATCGAGTGGCTGAACGACGAGAAGGTCGACCTGGTTGAGCTTTCCGGTGGCAGCTACGAGGCGCCGGCCATGCAGGGCGATGCCCGCGATGGGCGGACCCTGGCGCGGGAAGCCTACTTCCTCGAATTCGCCCGTGAGATGCGCGAGGCGGCGCGCATGCCGCTGATGGTCACTGGCGGAATCCGCCGTCTGCCGGTGGCGGAGCAGGTACTGGACAGCGGGCTGGACATGGTCGGCATCGGCACCGCCTTGGCGCTGGAGCCGCAGTTGGTGCTGCACTGGCAGCGTGGCAGCCAGACCCAGCCGCAGCTGCCGCCGATCCGCTGGCGCTCCAAGCCACTGGCGGCGCTGGCCTACATGGCGCTGGTCAAGCTGCAACTGCACCGCATCGGCGCCCGCCGCGCGCCTAACCCGCAGGCTTCGCCGTGGCGCACGCTGGTGATGGAGCAGTGGCGCACGCTGCGCCGGGCCAAGCAGTACCGCCGCTGGGCGGCTAGGCAGGCGGGGTGA
- a CDS encoding MFS transporter produces MAFLAAAAAPTPLYALYRESWQFSPALLTLAFSIYAGGLMLALLVFGSLSDYLGRRPLIRTALIIELLAMSVFLYANSVELLIAARLLQGFATGIATAVLGAAMLDIDRERGPLINSVAPMLGMALGALGSSALVQFGGDPLHRVYVWLLAVFALALVLLRWLPESVSKQPGALASLKPRIRIPPQARRAFWSVAPLNASLWALGGFYLSLGPTLARQVTGLQVPMIGGGLVSLLCFCGAVAIFALRNRPAAVILRRGGLALIIGLLITLLGVDSSNLWLFFLGTAVAGLGFGGAFLGALRSVVPLAHAHERGALMASFYVLSYLAFSVPAILAGLAIQRYGLVATTNGYASLQILAASLVLLLSLRAPAAQKAPA; encoded by the coding sequence ATGGCCTTCCTCGCCGCCGCTGCCGCGCCCACGCCGCTCTATGCGCTGTACCGCGAGTCCTGGCAGTTCTCCCCCGCCCTGCTGACGCTGGCGTTCAGCATCTACGCCGGCGGGCTGATGCTGGCGCTGCTGGTGTTCGGCTCGCTGTCGGACTATCTCGGCCGCCGCCCGCTGATCCGCACGGCGCTGATCATCGAGTTGCTGGCGATGAGCGTGTTCCTCTACGCCAACTCGGTGGAACTGCTGATCGCCGCTCGCCTGCTGCAAGGCTTCGCCACCGGCATCGCGACCGCTGTACTGGGCGCCGCCATGCTCGACATCGACCGCGAGCGCGGCCCGTTGATCAACAGCGTCGCGCCCATGCTCGGCATGGCGCTGGGCGCACTGGGCAGCAGCGCACTGGTGCAGTTCGGCGGCGACCCGCTGCACCGCGTCTATGTCTGGTTGCTGGCGGTGTTCGCGCTGGCCCTGGTGCTGTTGCGCTGGCTGCCGGAAAGCGTCAGCAAGCAGCCCGGCGCGCTGGCCTCGCTGAAGCCGCGCATCCGTATCCCCCCGCAGGCGCGCCGCGCGTTCTGGAGCGTGGCGCCGCTGAACGCCAGCCTCTGGGCGCTGGGCGGTTTCTACCTGTCGCTGGGCCCGACCCTGGCGCGCCAGGTGACCGGTCTGCAGGTGCCGATGATCGGCGGTGGGCTGGTGTCGCTGTTGTGCTTCTGCGGCGCCGTGGCGATCTTCGCGCTGCGCAACCGGCCGGCAGCGGTCATCCTGCGCCGCGGCGGACTGGCCCTGATCATCGGCCTGCTGATCACCCTGCTCGGCGTGGACTCCTCCAACCTCTGGCTGTTCTTCCTCGGCACTGCGGTGGCAGGCCTTGGCTTTGGCGGCGCCTTCCTCGGCGCATTGCGCTCGGTGGTGCCACTGGCCCACGCCCACGAGCGCGGTGCGCTGATGGCGAGTTTCTACGTGCTCAGCTACCTGGCCTTCAGCGTGCCGGCGATCCTCGCCGGGCTGGCAATCCAGCGTTATGGCCTGGTCGCCACCACCAATGGCTACGCCAGCCTGCAGATTCTCGCGGCATCGCTGGTCCTGCTGCTGTCCTTGCGCGCGCCCGCCGCGCAGAAGGCGCCGGCCTGA